A part of Cardiocondyla obscurior isolate alpha-2009 linkage group LG23, Cobs3.1, whole genome shotgun sequence genomic DNA contains:
- the LOC139111296 gene encoding uncharacterized protein isoform X1, with translation MTGKQCLPDDNEDNQSRIKLIADKRKLLEEKSTQVEAEIRNCFQDLAKLLQSREKQLLRQAEAIHRQQLSLIETSLDFLPSSVAILNDRGKLEDQIRQFGNIETYGSNSITVKDAEPYKVVDYQDANKDHVSFDKSITKKSDQKAKDHLSLPRYKDFISDYRTVRISSLPTTFLTDNQLRDSRNIKANAFKIFKGALSISGCSPLLIIKRKLGLTHVSLDGLHAFDKAYSRDIQSFGMSCKAMESCESNTSTDETAESNSQLDKKIVNQIIADNYDSIRHSKEREKSFEHPIQVQQWLQQILAETEIEPAIHEIGQFSEISKAKLCNEL, from the exons ATGACGGGCAAACAGTGTCTACCGGATGACAACGAGGACAATCAATCGCGGATAAAACTAATAGCGGACAAACGCAAGCTCTTGGAGGAAAAGTCAACTCAG gTTGAGGCAGAAATTAGAAATTGTTTTCAAGACTTAGCTAAACTTTTGCAATCCAGAGAGAAGCAGCTATTACGTCAAGCAGAAGCTATCCACAGACAGCAGCTCTCGTTAATTGAAACTTCATTGGATTTCTTACCGTCGTCGGTAGCGATTCTGAATGATAGAGGCAAGCTGGAGGATCAAATACGTCAGTTCGGCAATATCGAAACATATGGATCCAACAGTATCACTGTGAAAGATGCAGAACCGTATAAAGTCGTAGATTATCAAGATGCCAACAAGGACCACGTTAGTTTCGACAAATCAATCACTAAGAAATCAGACCAAAAAGCCAAAGATCACCTGAGTCTTCCACGATACAAAGATTTTATATCCGACTATAGGACCGTACGTATTTCAAGCTTGCCCACTACATTCCTCACCGATAATCAACTGCGTGACTCACGGAACATAAAGGCCaatgcatttaaaattttcaaggGTGCCCTATCTATATCAGGATGCTCGCCGCTTTTGATTATAAAGCGTAAACTTGGTTTAACGCACGTATCTTTGGACGGACTGCACGCATTCGACAAAGCGTATTCACGAGACATACAATCTTTCGGAATGTCTTGCAAGGCTATGGAATCCTGCGAGTCAAATACGTCGACGGACGAAACGgccgaaagtaattcgcagctcgataaaaaaatcgttaatCAGATAATTGCAGATAATTACGATTCGATCAGGCATTCAAAGGAACGTGAGAAAAGCTTTGAGCATCCGATACAAGTTCAGCAGTGGCTGCAGCAAATACTTGCCGAGACTGAAATAGAGCCTGCGATTCACGAAATCGGGCAGTTTTCAGAGATATCCAAAGCAAAGCTCTGTAATGAGCTGTAA
- the LOC139111296 gene encoding uncharacterized protein isoform X2 codes for MTGKQCLPDDNEDNQSRIKLIADKRKLLEEKSTQVEAEIRNCFQDLAKLLQSREKQLLRQAEAIHRQQLSLIETSLDFLPSSVAILNDRGKLEDQIRQFGNIETYGSNSITVKDAEPYKVVDYQDANKDHVSFDKSITKKSDQKAKDHLSLPRYKDFISDYRTGALSISGCSPLLIIKRKLGLTHVSLDGLHAFDKAYSRDIQSFGMSCKAMESCESNTSTDETAESNSQLDKKIVNQIIADNYDSIRHSKEREKSFEHPIQVQQWLQQILAETEIEPAIHEIGQFSEISKAKLCNEL; via the exons ATGACGGGCAAACAGTGTCTACCGGATGACAACGAGGACAATCAATCGCGGATAAAACTAATAGCGGACAAACGCAAGCTCTTGGAGGAAAAGTCAACTCAG gTTGAGGCAGAAATTAGAAATTGTTTTCAAGACTTAGCTAAACTTTTGCAATCCAGAGAGAAGCAGCTATTACGTCAAGCAGAAGCTATCCACAGACAGCAGCTCTCGTTAATTGAAACTTCATTGGATTTCTTACCGTCGTCGGTAGCGATTCTGAATGATAGAGGCAAGCTGGAGGATCAAATACGTCAGTTCGGCAATATCGAAACATATGGATCCAACAGTATCACTGTGAAAGATGCAGAACCGTATAAAGTCGTAGATTATCAAGATGCCAACAAGGACCACGTTAGTTTCGACAAATCAATCACTAAGAAATCAGACCAAAAAGCCAAAGATCACCTGAGTCTTCCACGATACAAAGATTTTATATCCGACTATAGGACC gGTGCCCTATCTATATCAGGATGCTCGCCGCTTTTGATTATAAAGCGTAAACTTGGTTTAACGCACGTATCTTTGGACGGACTGCACGCATTCGACAAAGCGTATTCACGAGACATACAATCTTTCGGAATGTCTTGCAAGGCTATGGAATCCTGCGAGTCAAATACGTCGACGGACGAAACGgccgaaagtaattcgcagctcgataaaaaaatcgttaatCAGATAATTGCAGATAATTACGATTCGATCAGGCATTCAAAGGAACGTGAGAAAAGCTTTGAGCATCCGATACAAGTTCAGCAGTGGCTGCAGCAAATACTTGCCGAGACTGAAATAGAGCCTGCGATTCACGAAATCGGGCAGTTTTCAGAGATATCCAAAGCAAAGCTCTGTAATGAGCTGTAA